The nucleotide sequence CTCCTTTAGACCCCTCAGAGAACTGCTCTACACCATTTTCatcaaaaagagataaaatctTATTCTGAATCCTACGCCGTTGAACACTACCGTGAAAAAACTTCGTGTTGCGGTCACCCCCCTGCAACCATTGTTCTCGACTCCTTTCCTTCCAATAAAGCTCTTCTGCTCGATAATTCTCAGCCAGTTCCCAGCGCAGATCCCGCATAAGCTGAAAGTTAGGATGTATTTTGGTACCCTCTGCATCCAGTTGCTCTCTAACCTGCTGTATCCGCACTTTGGAATTCAGATTTTGTGATCTTTTCCATCCAGAAATAGTTCTTCTACACTCCGCAATCCGACTCATCACAGATGTTTGTCCCGTAGTCACGCCTTTGTTCCAACCTGATTGAACCACCGCAGCGAAATCCGGTTTAGAGAtccatcttttgttaaaaatgaaCCTTCCTGATCTAGAAACATTATCATTAGCCAAGCGTAGCAGTAATGCCCTGTGATCCGAGCCAATCCTTTCCATATATTCACCCTGCACCCGTGGAAACAGCTGAAACCATGCTTCATTCCCAAGGGCTCTATCCAAACAGCACTGGATCCACATATTATTGCGTTTACCGGCCCACGACAGTCTATTACCAATACTGGAGACCTCCCGTAGGCGACAATCAAGAATCATATTTCTAAAAGGGAAAAATGATGATTCCGCCCGTGCTGGACCTCCAAGCTTCTCAGTATTACTGACCATTTCATTCAAGTCACCTATGACCAGCCATGGTGCATCTCGAGACACCCCAATGTCAACAAGTGAATCCCATACACCTTGTCTCAAACTACTTACCGGATCCCCATAGacacaagaaacataaaacgaAAGTGATCCAAGCTTGGCCTTCACGTCTATGATTCGGTGATCCGCACTAATAACTTCAACTTCATAAGATGGCTTCCAGAATAGAGCCAATCCTCCACTGAGCCCCACTGGATCCACTATATGCGAGTACTCGTACCCCAAACTCCTTTGTAACTTCACCACATAGTCTCTGGAATTTTTAGTTTCCAGGAGGAACAAAAAGTCCGGGAAATGTAGACGACGCATCTCCCTCAAGTAAGGAATTGTCAAGGTGCCCCCCaatccttgacaattccaactcatAAAACTCATATTTGAACTGGCAGTTCCTCACTTGGAACCGCCTTACTTGCATCGTGTTTAGCAACCTTAGCTGATACTGGAACCTCATCACAAGCTTTCCTCTTTGACATCACTACTACATCATTCTCATCGTTAACAGGTTGATTACTTCTTCCAGTCCCCTGATCCTTTAACGTGGCCTGAGCTTTCCTCCTCCATTGACTAGGGCGTCTACGTTTCTTCTGGTATTTGGTAGTGCCGGAAGAGCCAGCAGAGAAGCTAGCTCGATGACCCCTAGCACCATGACCAGACAGAAAAGCAGAGGAGGAAACAATCGGCTGTGATTGAACAGAATTATGAGCAGGACTCATAGTTCGGTCACCGTCACCAATTGAAGAAGCTGAGTGTTCAAAGTCAAAGACCAGCCCTTTATCTTTGTCCGCATCCGCAGTAAGTCGTGTAGGAGCTTCCAACCGTAGCAAAGTCTTTTGACCTTCAATGTCACCTTCAAGATCCCAAACAGACTTACGGACTCTTTCAATACGAATCTGCTTCTCCTTAGGCTCAGCTACAGACAAGTACTGACGCATCTCGTCCAAAACCTCCTTAGCAATCTTTGGTTTACCAGTCAACACATCAATGCCCACATCATCATCAGTCAGTACCCCAAACAAGGGATCATCATTACTAATCCTCGGAACCAACCGCTGTGGAACCAACAACTGACCTTTCTCCTCCCCCGTAGCAGAAGATTGCCGGTTTGAAGGTAACAAAGGGCATCGAAGCTTGTCATGCGTCAACCGTAAACAATGATAACATCTCTTCCGGATTCTTTCATACTCAAATCCTATCTCCACAACCTCACCTGATGGAATCTTCATTTCTTTCCTATTCTTCAGAGGCTTgttaatatcaaacaaaaccctaactctCACATATCCCCTACTTAGAGGCTTCAATGGATCAAAAGCAATATCCGTGACACGACCAATGTGTCCTGCAATTTCCTTTATCGTGTCCACAGTAAGATAATTCACCGGTATGTGCCGAATACGCACCCATATTGGTAACACCTTGAGAAAATCACTCGGCGGATTCTCTACCCATCTCTCAAGCGTCAGACTCCAGTCATTAAAAGTCCAAGCTCCAGACTGCAGCACCAGAGAAAGATCTGCCTCAGAATCAAAGATGAATTGGAACTTGTCATTGGGCAAAGCGATCCCACGGACTCTGTTATAGACCCTCCAAACCCTTGGCATCTCGTGGATCAAACTTGACATCTTTTGATTCTCCGGACACAGTAGCTTGCCAATAATACTACAAGTATTCCTTACACTCGAGACGAACTTCGCATGGTCCTGAAGCACAATCGGCTGGTCGTCCTCGAGCGACATCTCCTTCAAAGCTTTATCTAAAGCATACTCCATCACCCACTCTGAAAAAAAGTTCTCACTAAACACTCGCGCTTCCTCACCTTGTCCAGCACTTCACAATGAAAGACGGCGGCCGCAAACGAAGAACTAGGTCAAGAACTTTCCAGTAACCTTCCAAGAATACACcgtaaaaacagagaaagaatcaatcaaatccggcgaaaataaaagattttccCGGTAACTCAATCTTTTCCTAAGATATGAAACCCTCTAAAATGAAAAGCGTTTCCTAAGCCCACCTTTTGGGTTTTTCGCTTGTTGTTCGTCAGttttattaattgtatattaatttaatttagtttttaactaAGATCTGATACTtaggtattaaaaaaattgaagcaagatgtatgaataaaaaaaaaacctatatcCACAAGTTTTTGCAAATTCGAATCCTAATTATATATTTCCAGAAATTAGAtagatgtgtttttttatttgcattcctggaaagaaaaaaaaaagtgattcaTGTATTCTGGTTTTCTTCACATAAGTAATTTTTTTCCATTGCATGCAGAAGTAAAAGCTTTTGTTTAGGCTATGCGGTACATGATTGGTCATAATTATCACGAAGTGGTTTTTTAtacagatttggtgaagatggtgttttcCCCTCAAGACTGGCCGGTCTTCAAAATTTACCTCGACGATATCAAAATAAACATGGAggacttttcttctttctctttatcttttatttccAGAAATGCTAATGTAAATGCGGATTTTTTGATacgccaagcgcgtacatcgctacattatgttttgtttgtaaacgcTTTTCCTTTGTATTGGCTTATATGagctgatttttttgttgtgaaaaaaaaaaatatatagtttttatactATGAATATGCGTTTTAGTTTTCTCCACATGGGtaatttatagtataataaattatgcattgatatgtatttaaattataattatgtttttggtaCTATTGATCCGTCGCCTCttcaaattaaagaagaatctCTATTGACAAACTATATATTTTCCCTCATTGTAGAGAGATATCTAAACCTCCTGAGGAGAGATCCTTTTCTCCATCACCTTTGAACTCTTCAAATCGAAATCTTAAATTTGTTCTCTTTATTGCTATTGAACTCTTCCAGTTctccaaaactaaaatttggCAGTTAGTATCAATTAACCCGGAAGGTTTGATATCGTTAATATGCTTAAAGTCATGTGGTTCTTCTCTTTGATATGTGTtaaaggtaaattttttttcttattaggaGCTCAgtatttgtaacattttatctTCTCATGAAGTTAACTAGGatgtttaatttctttttaattaaatgcATTATTACCACAGAAACATAGTTACATTAGCCATTAGGCCATTAGCTATcacaaaatacatattttttgcTAAACTTAATTAATTCTTATTACCACCAATATAGttactaaatatataatcagTTTTATGGCTGATACATGTTCTTTAGCCAATTTTCTTGTTCTTCGTATAGCTAGTGGATCCGGTATAATATTTTTCATGATAAGAATGCTAATTATAAGAGCTCTTGTTCATTATCTATTACGCTTTTGGTAAGACCCTAGTTCAGGCCAATAATTAGGATTCATGAAACAAAAGGTAAAAAACATTCCATAGTACCATATAAAACTAAGTACTGACCAGATGATATTCATGGACTTGGTAATTAATTGCATATCGAATCCGAGAAATGAAGCACTCATAACGGTTGAGTATGTTTGACTTGTTGAGATGTTTTactgaaattatttttaattcaattcttAATCAGAATAAGCTGATACTTTACTTATAGATATATAATGGAAAAATGttggtagaaaaaaaaaaaaagcgaaaggTTTGGTAACCCTATGGAACGTTCCTTAGCCTATGATTTGTCAAATATAAAAACCTTACTACTAACAAAATAGTGGCAGAGAAAATACGATATCTCTCTTAATGCGAAAAAGCACTTCTACGAATCGATGGGTGAATGTACGGCATCGTTTATATCCAATCATCCCACCTCCTTTTTCTATTCTGGATATgtcattttatcttttttatttaaggCATCTctatgttttaaagtttaatttcaATCTCACAATACGACAACATAATATCAGCACTCTAGTAGATTTAGATTCCCATAAGATTAAACTGAATTTTTCCATTTTCCACTTGCTTTTCAACAACTAGTCAGATAAAGTGGAGAAAATATATTTCCGataatacataaaaaaacagCAACATCTAGTCATTAAAATTCAATACCGCTTACCAAATTTACTGCATCTATCTTTAGCAGTAAAGTACTAAAATACTACTCCCATAATAATCATTCGTTACTCCTCtatatcaaatttttctttttttacttcttgATTTGCTTCGACGATGACATTAAACACGTTCTCGGTATACATTTCACCTTCACCAtcgatctttcttctttctttttcgtttCATCAGCCATTTCCACGATCTTTGATctgttttcaaatattttaaagttttagtcagttcacaagtttttttttttggttgactCGGTGTGTATTGTACTAAGTACTAACCTTTCCTCTTTGAACGAATTGGATCGTCTCAGCGATGGTTCAACCGTGACTCGTTCCTGACTCACCGACTCAACAATGCTCCCGCTGAAATACTCTTTATCCTCCGCCTGAGGATTCCCGAACCTTGGATTCTCCGACATGAACCTTATCATCTCACGTTCGTCGTCCACGACGGTCTTCTTCACAATGTTCTTGCACAGAACTCCTTTTCGAAGGCTCTCTTCCTTTTGTCTCGGATTCATCACACCCGGTGCGTAGTACTTGGTGGCCATGTGCCCGCACGAGATCATCTGCAGCCAAATAGACGCACGACCTGATCCGGGTTCCACCGGATCCCCGTCTTCGACGACCCGCGTCGAAACGTCGAGCCGACGACGCGGCTGCTCCAACACCGGGTTAGAACGACGTAACTCGGACGAGTCAGAACGTACTTGCGAATCTTGTTCTGTCTTCTTGCTCAAGTTCTGTTTTTGATCGGTGGATTCGATTGTCTCAGTTGAAACGCCTCGGGAACAGCGAGATTGAGGCGTAGTGGAAGATGTATAACTCGTTTTCTCTTCGTAAAGTTCGTagtctccgtcttcttcttcttcttcttcttcttcatcttcttgctcTGCTCTGACGTAAAGCTCTGACTCATCATCAAACGACGTTGTTCTGTTTTGAGGTTTGGGTTTTGACCTGAGAAGTCGACTTTTTGGAGCTTCTTGAATTGGACCAGACAATGCATGTACTTCTTGAAATTTgtctataaaatttaaaacaacaaGATAAGTCTCAATTTTGCATAACCACAAATTTTATAACTAGTATGATatgttttcagattttttttttaaaacgttaCCGGCGATTTCAGATCCTTTCAACACATACTCAGCACAATCCGATGGGTAAATCACATCGTTTGCAGCTAAGTCGTTCCACACGAATCCATTTTTATAGCTCCTGATGAAAAATATCGATATAATTTGTTGCGTATTTATTTGATTAACATGTAACAGATGTGCTTCAGTTTTAAAACGTTACCTTTTACGAGACCAAGCATATTGTGATGTCATGCACTTCCCCCTTAGAACCGTAAGCCGGTTCATCACATcttcattataaaaaataaaaataaacttgaTTAACATAAAAATGATATGAAAACACTAACCTATGATCCAAAAACCggttatatatacaaaacactaatcagagca is from Camelina sativa cultivar DH55 chromosome 20, Cs, whole genome shotgun sequence and encodes:
- the LOC104769214 gene encoding protein UPSTREAM OF FLC-like, with amino-acid sequence MEALRRRRGSRENNKSPERIIRSLNLQHQDEEELEEEVKTKKPIFRRVQVVYYLTRNGHLEHPHFIEVISPVNQPLRLRDVMNRLTVLRGKCMTSQYAWSRKRSYKNGFVWNDLAANDVIYPSDCAEYVLKGSEIADKFQEVHALSGPIQEAPKSRLLRSKPKPQNRTTSFDDESELYVRAEQEDEEEEEEEEDGDYELYEEKTSYTSSTTPQSRCSRGVSTETIESTDQKQNLSKKTEQDSQVRSDSSELRRSNPVLEQPRRRLDVSTRVVEDGDPVEPGSGRASIWLQMISCGHMATKYYAPGVMNPRQKEESLRKGVLCKNIVKKTVVDDEREMIRFMSENPRFGNPQAEDKEYFSGSIVESVSQERVTVEPSLRRSNSFKEERSKIVEMADETKKKEERSMVKVKCIPRTCLMSSSKQIKK